Proteins encoded by one window of Arabidopsis thaliana chromosome 2, partial sequence:
- the DBP1 gene encoding DNA-binding protein phosphatase 1 (DNA-binding protein phosphatase 1 (DBP1); FUNCTIONS IN: protein serine/threonine phosphatase activity, catalytic activity; INVOLVED IN: regulation of defense response to virus; LOCATED IN: protein serine/threonine phosphatase complex; EXPRESSED IN: 25 plant structures; EXPRESSED DURING: 15 growth stages; CONTAINS InterPro DOMAIN/s: Protein phosphatase 2C, manganese/magnesium aspartate binding site (InterPro:IPR000222), Protein phosphatase 2C-related (InterPro:IPR001932), Protein phosphatase 2C (InterPro:IPR015655), Protein phosphatase 2C, N-terminal (InterPro:IPR014045); BEST Arabidopsis thaliana protein match is: Protein phosphatase 2C family protein (TAIR:AT2G33700.1); Has 7196 Blast hits to 7030 proteins in 671 species: Archae - 12; Bacteria - 774; Metazoa - 1729; Fungi - 719; Plants - 2627; Viruses - 7; Other Eukaryotes - 1328 (source: NCBI BLink).) — protein sequence MEETRGISDPENGSSSYGGKPPNPLSFSSSSAAAAVYRQTFDGERSLAPCNKRSLVRHSSLVKTMVSDISVENEFTIEKNKSEFVPATRSGAWSDIGSRSSMEDAYLCVDNFMDSFGLLNSEAGPSAFYGVFDGHGGKHAAEFACHHIPRYIVEDQEFPSEINKVLSSAFLQTDTAFLEACSLDGSLASGTTALAAILFGRSLVVANAGDCRAVLSRQGKAIEMSRDHKPMSSKERRRIEASGGHVFDGYLNGQLNVARALGDFHMEGMKKKKDGSDCGPLIAEPELMTTKLTEEDEFLIIGCDGVWDVFMSQNAVDFARRRLQEHNDPVMCSKELVEEALKRKSADNVTAVVVCLQPQPPPNLVAPRLRVHRSFSAEGLKDLQSYLDGLGN from the exons ATGGAAGAAACTAGAGGAATTTCTGATCCAGAGAATGGGAGTTCGAGTTACGGCGGTAAACCGCCGAATCcactctccttctcttcttcctccgccgCTGCTGCCGTTTACAGGCAAACCTTCGACGGCGAGCGATCGTTGGCGCCGTGTAATAAGAGGTCACTGGTTCGACACTCATCTCTC GTGAAGACAATGGTGTCAGATATATCTGTTGAGAATGAGTTTACTATAGAGAAGAACAAGTCTGAGTTTGTTCCTGCTACGCGTTCTGGAGCTTGGTCTGATATTGGCTCCAGGTCAAGCATGGAAGATGCTTATCTATGCGTTGATAATTTCATGGATAGCTTTGGCCTTCTGAATTCTGAGGCTGGTCCAAGTGCCTTCTATGGG GTATTTGATGGACATGGTGGGAAGCATGCCGCTGAGTTTGCATGTCACCATATACCGAGGTACATTGTTGAAGATCAAGAGTTTCCTAGTGAAATCAATAAGGTGTTATCTTCAGCATTTCTTCAAACAGACACTGCCTTCTTAGAGGCGTGTTCATTGGATGGGAGCCTTGCTTCAGGAACTACTGCTTTGGCAGCTATTCTTTTTGGAAG GTCGTTGGTGGTAGCAAACGCTGGAGATTGCAGAGCAGTCTTATCCCGTCAGGGAAAAGCCATTGAAATGTCAAGAGACCACAAACCCATGAGCAGTAAGGAAAGGAGACGCATTGAAGCATCGGGTGGACATGTATTCGATGGCTATCTAAATGGACAACTTAATGTGGCTCGAGCGCTAGGTGACTTTCATATGGAAggcatgaagaagaagaaagatggttCTGATTGTGGACCTCTAATTGCAGAGCCTGAGCTCATGACAACAAAACTAACAGAAGAGGATGAGTTCCTTATAATTGGGTGTGACGGGGTTTGGGATGTGTTCATGAGCCAGAATGCTGTAGATTTTGCCAGAAGGAGACTACAGGAGCACAATGACCCGGTCATGTGTAGTAAGGAGCTGGTTGAGGAAGctttgaagaggaagagtgcTGATAATGTGACGGCAGTGGTTGTGTGTCTTCAGCCACAGCCACCACCGAACTTGGTAGCGCCGAGGTTGAGAGTTCACAGAAGCTTCTCGGCGgagggtttaaaagatttacagaGCTACTTGGATGGCTTGGGAAACTAA
- the BGLU14 gene encoding beta glucosidase 14 (beta glucosidase 14 (BGLU14); FUNCTIONS IN: cation binding, hydrolase activity, hydrolyzing O-glycosyl compounds, catalytic activity; INVOLVED IN: pollen tube growth; LOCATED IN: plant-type cell wall; EXPRESSED IN: stem, male gametophyte, pollen tube; EXPRESSED DURING: M germinated pollen stage; CONTAINS InterPro DOMAIN/s: Glycoside hydrolase, family 1 (InterPro:IPR001360), Glycoside hydrolase, family 1, active site (InterPro:IPR018120), Glycoside hydrolase, catalytic core (InterPro:IPR017853), Glycoside hydrolase, subgroup, catalytic core (InterPro:IPR013781); BEST Arabidopsis thaliana protein match is: beta glucosidase 13 (TAIR:AT5G44640.1); Has 11270 Blast hits to 10932 proteins in 1458 species: Archae - 142; Bacteria - 7740; Metazoa - 715; Fungi - 202; Plants - 1454; Viruses - 0; Other Eukaryotes - 1017 (source: NCBI BLink).), whose amino-acid sequence MTSKYFSVLVFIILASNEVVAKRHSSTPKLRKTDFPEDFIFGAATSAYQVEGAAQEDGRGPSIWDTFSEKYPEKIKDGSNGSIADDSYHLYKEDVGLLHQIGFNAYRFSISWSRILPRGNLKGGINQAGIDYYNNLINELLSKGIKPFATIFHWDTPQDLEDAYGGFRGAEIVNDFRDYADICFKSFGDRVKHWITLNEPLTVVQQGYVAGVMAPGRCSKFTNPNCTAGNGATEPYIVGHNLILAHGEAIKVYRKKYKASQKGQVGIALNAGWNLPYTESAEDRLAAARAMAFTFDYFMEPLVTGKYPVDMVNNVKGGRLPTFTSKQSNMLKGSYDFIGINYYSSSYAKDVPCSSENVTMFSDPCASVTGERDGGIRDLILYAKYKFKDPVMYITENGRDEASTGKILLKDGDRIDYYARHLKMVQDAILIGANVKGFFAWSLLDNFEWASGYTVRFGLVYVDFNDRRKRYLKKSAHWFRHLLNGKKEN is encoded by the exons atGACAAGTAAATATTTCTCCGTACTAGTGTTCATCATCTTGGCTTCCAATGAAGTTGTTGCCAAGAGACACTCTTCAACAcctaaattaagaaaaactgATTTCCCAGAAGATTTCATTTTCGGAGCTGCAACCTCTGCGTACCAAGTTGAAGGAGCTGCTCAGGAAGATGGTAGAGGACCTAGTATATGGGATACGTTTTCTGAAAAATACCcagaaaagataaaagatgGTAGCAACGGATCTATTGCAGATGACTCTTACCATCTTTACAAGGAGGATGTGGGTTTATTGCATCAAATTGGGTTCAATGCCTATAGATTCTCCATCTCGTGGTCGCGTATTTTGCCTCGTGGGAATCTTAAAGGAGGAATCAACCAAGCTGGTATTGACTATTACAACAACTTGATCAATGAGCTTTTGTCTAAAGGAATTAAGCCTTTCGCAACCATTTTCCATTGGGACACACCACAAGACCTTGAAGATGCTTACGGAGGATTCCGTGGGGCAGAAATTGTTAATGATTTTCGCGACTATGCCGATATTTGTTTCAAGAGCTTTGGAGATCGAGTGAAACATTGGATTACATTGAACGAGCCATTAACAGTGGTGCAACAAGGATATGTTGCAGGTGTTATGGCTCCAGGAAGGTGttcaaaatttacaaaccCTAACTGCACCGCCGGGAATGGAGCCACCGAGCCTTATATCGTTGGTCACAACCTTATCCTAGCTCACGGAGAAGCAATCAAAGTCTATAGAAAAAAGTATAAGGCTTCTCAAAAAGGTCAAGTCGGTATAGCTTTGAATGCAGGTTGGAACTTACCTTATACAGAATCAGCTGAGGATAGGTTAGCCGCGGCACGAGCCATGGCTTTCACATTCGACTATTTCATGGAGCCGCTCGTGACCGGTAAATACCCGGTTGACATGGTTAACAACGTAAAAGGCGGTCGCTTGCCTACATTTACTTCAAAACAATCTAACATGCTTAAGGGATCATATGATTTCATTGGCATCAATTATTACTCGTCTTCTTATGCAAAAGATGTTCCTTGCTCAAGCGAAAACGTTACAATGTTCTCTGATCCTTGTGCTAGCGTCACAGGCGAAAGAGATGGA GGAATTCGTGATCTTATCCTCTATGCAAAATACAAGTTCAAAGACCCTGTCATGTACATAACAGAAAATGGGAGAGATGAAGCTAGCACTGGTAAAATCTTACTTAAAGATGGCGATAGAATCGATTACTACGCTCGACATCTCAAGATGGTTCAAGACGCTATCTTGATTGGAGCAAACGTTAAGGGCTTTTTTGCATGGTCGTTGCTAGATAACTTTGAATGGGCATCGGGGTACACGGTCAGGTTTGGACTTGTTTACGTGGATTTCAACGATAGACGTAAGAGATATCTTAAGAAATCGGCTCACTGGTTCAGACATTTATTGAATGGAAAAAAGGAGAATTGA
- a CDS encoding SPOC domain / Transcription elongation factor S-II protein, whose product MSNNLLPQPCMQMGQFINVPTPTPELISNPEMRLSQPICSHISGGRQDFHVMLPSVVGLGSVNMDKTLLPGKRKSPLHPSVQNKRMALPMEGRPWASAPMPVQLSSVSPRTQYLPASFVSKNSFVSFSKPGKQAAARKPTLQKPMLLKPQSESSGSVRSKMRESLAGALAMVQCQMDVPNESKMLDSETVANPLEGHVSGPVSAASGVDVMVSNGSTEMLTLSDPSPVAGISVQTVLPEILSIAKTSDAQVPEAVKPFVQDNVSYSDNVFSKDDLLQGNDLSWALESDIEFTVNCQNEMIGAMANDGSLEKLLLDPQVLAFEIETELFKLFGGVNKKYKEKGRSLLFNLKDKSNPKLREKVMYGEIAAERLCSMSAEELASKELAEWRQAKAEEMAQMVVLQDTEVDIRSLVRKTHKGEFQVEVEPMDSGSVEVSVGMSSINWSRTKNFKKKTPSITKTLGVKNELNSSNESTGPINGVTIDDEMQAATGSLPPIVSLDEFMSSIDSESPSGFLSSDTEKKPSVSDNNDVEEVLVSSPKESANIDLCTSPVKAEALSPLTAKASSPVNAEDADIVSSKPSSDLKSKTTSVFIPDGERLWEGVLQLSPSTVSSVIGILRSGEKTTTKEWPILLEIKGRVRLDAFEKFVRELPNSRSRAVMVFVYTFTSIINVHVLYTHSVFEPLQKLLTVTFNQA is encoded by the exons ATGTCCAACAATCTATTGCCTCAGCCTTGTATGCAAATGGGTCAATTCATTAATGTCCCTACTCCCACTCCTGAGCTGATTTCTAATCCGGAAATGAGATTGTCACAACCAATCTGTAGTCATATCTCTGGTGGGAGACAAGATTTTCATGTAATGTTGCCTAGTGTTGTTGGTTTAGGATCAGTTAATATGGATAAGACTCTGTTACCTGGTAAGCGGAAATCTCCGTTGCATCCTTCTGTGCAAAATAAACGGATGGCATTACCTATGGAAGGTCGACCGTGGGCGTCTGCTCCAATGCCTGTGCAGTTATCTTCTGTTTCCCCTAGAACACAGTATTTGCCTGCTTCGTTTGTTAGTAAgaatagttttgtttcttttagtaAACCTGGGAAGCAAGCTGCGGCGAGAAAACCGACTTTACAGAAACCGATGTTGCTGAAACCTCAAAGTGAGTCGTCTGGTTCTGTGAGGTCTAAAATGAGAGAATCTTTAGCTGGTGCATTGGCAATGGTACAGTGTCAAATGGATGTTCCTAACGAGTCGAAAATGTTAGATAGTGAGACTGTAGCTAATCCTCTAGAAGGTCATGTTAGTGGGCCAGTGTCAGCTGCTTCTGGAGTTGATGTGATGGTATCTAATGGAAGTACTGAGATGCTGACCCTCAGTGATCCTAGTCCTGTTGCGGGTATCTCTGTTCAGACAGTGTTACCGGAGATTTTGTCTATCGCCAAGACAAGTGATGCCCAAGTACCTGAGGCTGTAAAACCGTTTGTGCAAGACAATGTTTCATATAGTGACAATGTGTTTTCAAAAGATGATCTTTTGCAAGGGAATGACCTCTCTTGGGCTCTCGAGTCGGACATTGAGTTTACTGTCAATTGTCAAAATGAAATGATTGGTGCAATGGCTAATGATGGGAGCCTGGAAAAATTGTTACTGGATCCACAAGTTTTGGCATTTGAAATAGAGACAGAACTCTTTAAGTTATTTGGTGGtgtaaataagaaatataaagAGAAAGGAAGGTCTCTCTTGTTCAATTTGAAAGACAAGAGTAATCCTAAACTCAGGGAAAAAGTTATGTATGGAGAAATTGCAGCAGAGCGATTGTGTTCCATGTCAGCAGAGGAACTTGCTTCAAAGGAACTAGCTGAGTGGCGACAAGCAAAAGCAGAAGAGATGGCTCAGATGGTTGTTCTGCAGGACACTGAGGTGGATATCAGAAGCCTAGTAAGGAAAACACACAAAGGAGAGTTCCAAGTGGAAGTTGAACCAATGGATAGTGGTTCTGTAGAGGTCTCTGTTGGAATGAGTTCGATTAACTGGTCTCGAACAAagaattttaagaagaaaacccCTTCCATCACGAAAACTCTTGGAGTCAAGAATGAATTGAACAGCTCTAATGAGAGCACTGGGCCAATAAACGGAGTCACAATAGATGATGAGATGCAGGCTGCCACTGGATCTCTTCCTCCAATTGTCTCTCTTGATGAATTCATGTCATCCATAGATTCTGAATCTCCGTCTGGCTTTTTGTCTTCAGATACTGAGAAAAAACCTTCTGTTTCAGATAATAATGATGTAGAGGAGGTTTTAGTTTCATCACCCAAAGAAAGTGCTAATATTGATCTTTGTACATCACCAGTTAAGGCTGAGGCATTGTCACCACTTACGGCTAAGGCATCATCACCTGTTAACGCTGAGGATGCTGACATAGTATCGTCAAAGCCTAGTTCTGATTTGAAATCCAAAACTACATCTGTTTTCATACCTGATGGTGAACGTTTATGGGAAGGTGTGCTCCAGCTGAGTCCTTCTACTGTGAGCTCTGTCATCGGCATTCTAAGAAG TGGCGAAAAGACTACTACAAAAGAGTGGCCTATTTTGCTCGAGATTAAGGGTAGAGTCAGATTAGATGCATTTGAGAAGTTTGTTCGAGAGCTCCCAAATTCCAGGAGTCGTGCTGTAATGGTATTTGTCTACACGTTTACCTCTATCATTAATGTACATGTTTTATATACGCATTCTGTGTTTGAGCCCCTGCAAAAGCTATTAACTGTGACGTTTAACCAAGCTTAA
- a CDS encoding SPOC domain / Transcription elongation factor S-II protein (SPOC domain / Transcription elongation factor S-II protein; FUNCTIONS IN: zinc ion binding; INVOLVED IN: transcription; LOCATED IN: nucleus; EXPRESSED IN: 10 plant structures; EXPRESSED DURING: 6 growth stages; CONTAINS InterPro DOMAIN/s: Spen paralogue and orthologue SPOC, C-terminal (InterPro:IPR012921), Transcription elongation factor S-IIM (InterPro:IPR017890), Transcription elongation factor S-II, central domain (InterPro:IPR003618); BEST Arabidopsis thaliana protein match is: SPOC domain / Transcription elongation factor S-II protein (TAIR:AT5G11430.1); Has 1179 Blast hits to 1045 proteins in 235 species: Archae - 0; Bacteria - 202; Metazoa - 503; Fungi - 239; Plants - 160; Viruses - 0; Other Eukaryotes - 75 (source: NCBI BLink).), translated as MSNNLLPQPCMQMGQFINVPTPTPELISNPEMRLSQPICSHISGGRQDFHVMLPSVVGLGSVNMDKTLLPGKRKSPLHPSVQNKRMALPMEGRPWASAPMPVQLSSVSPRTQYLPASFVSKNSFVSFSKPGKQAAARKPTLQKPMLLKPQSESSGSVRSKMRESLAGALAMVQCQMDVPNESKMLDSETVANPLEGHVSGPVSAASGVDVMVSNGSTEMLTLSDPSPVAGISVQTVLPEILSIAKTSDAQVPEAVKPFVQDNVSYSDNVFSKDDLLQGNDLSWALESDIEFTVNCQNEMIGAMANDGSLEKLLLDPQVLAFEIETELFKLFGGVNKKYKEKGRSLLFNLKDKSNPKLREKVMYGEIAAERLCSMSAEELASKELAEWRQAKAEEMAQMVVLQDTEVDIRSLVRKTHKGEFQVEVEPMDSGSVEVSVGMSSINWSRTKNFKKKTPSITKTLGVKNELNSSNESTGPINGVTIDDEMQAATGSLPPIVSLDEFMSSIDSESPSGFLSSDTEKKPSVSDNNDVEEVLVSSPKESANIDLCTSPVKAEALSPLTAKASSPVNAEDADIVSSKPSSDLKSKTTSVFIPDGERLWEGVLQLSPSTVSSVIGILRSGEKTTTKEWPILLEIKGRVRLDAFEKFVRELPNSRSRAVMVMCFVCKEECSKTEQENISEVVDSYAKDGRVGYAEPASGVELYLCPTRGRTVEILNKIVPRNQLDFLKSINDDGLIGVVVWRRHTI; from the exons ATGTCCAACAATCTATTGCCTCAGCCTTGTATGCAAATGGGTCAATTCATTAATGTCCCTACTCCCACTCCTGAGCTGATTTCTAATCCGGAAATGAGATTGTCACAACCAATCTGTAGTCATATCTCTGGTGGGAGACAAGATTTTCATGTAATGTTGCCTAGTGTTGTTGGTTTAGGATCAGTTAATATGGATAAGACTCTGTTACCTGGTAAGCGGAAATCTCCGTTGCATCCTTCTGTGCAAAATAAACGGATGGCATTACCTATGGAAGGTCGACCGTGGGCGTCTGCTCCAATGCCTGTGCAGTTATCTTCTGTTTCCCCTAGAACACAGTATTTGCCTGCTTCGTTTGTTAGTAAgaatagttttgtttcttttagtaAACCTGGGAAGCAAGCTGCGGCGAGAAAACCGACTTTACAGAAACCGATGTTGCTGAAACCTCAAAGTGAGTCGTCTGGTTCTGTGAGGTCTAAAATGAGAGAATCTTTAGCTGGTGCATTGGCAATGGTACAGTGTCAAATGGATGTTCCTAACGAGTCGAAAATGTTAGATAGTGAGACTGTAGCTAATCCTCTAGAAGGTCATGTTAGTGGGCCAGTGTCAGCTGCTTCTGGAGTTGATGTGATGGTATCTAATGGAAGTACTGAGATGCTGACCCTCAGTGATCCTAGTCCTGTTGCGGGTATCTCTGTTCAGACAGTGTTACCGGAGATTTTGTCTATCGCCAAGACAAGTGATGCCCAAGTACCTGAGGCTGTAAAACCGTTTGTGCAAGACAATGTTTCATATAGTGACAATGTGTTTTCAAAAGATGATCTTTTGCAAGGGAATGACCTCTCTTGGGCTCTCGAGTCGGACATTGAGTTTACTGTCAATTGTCAAAATGAAATGATTGGTGCAATGGCTAATGATGGGAGCCTGGAAAAATTGTTACTGGATCCACAAGTTTTGGCATTTGAAATAGAGACAGAACTCTTTAAGTTATTTGGTGGtgtaaataagaaatataaagAGAAAGGAAGGTCTCTCTTGTTCAATTTGAAAGACAAGAGTAATCCTAAACTCAGGGAAAAAGTTATGTATGGAGAAATTGCAGCAGAGCGATTGTGTTCCATGTCAGCAGAGGAACTTGCTTCAAAGGAACTAGCTGAGTGGCGACAAGCAAAAGCAGAAGAGATGGCTCAGATGGTTGTTCTGCAGGACACTGAGGTGGATATCAGAAGCCTAGTAAGGAAAACACACAAAGGAGAGTTCCAAGTGGAAGTTGAACCAATGGATAGTGGTTCTGTAGAGGTCTCTGTTGGAATGAGTTCGATTAACTGGTCTCGAACAAagaattttaagaagaaaacccCTTCCATCACGAAAACTCTTGGAGTCAAGAATGAATTGAACAGCTCTAATGAGAGCACTGGGCCAATAAACGGAGTCACAATAGATGATGAGATGCAGGCTGCCACTGGATCTCTTCCTCCAATTGTCTCTCTTGATGAATTCATGTCATCCATAGATTCTGAATCTCCGTCTGGCTTTTTGTCTTCAGATACTGAGAAAAAACCTTCTGTTTCAGATAATAATGATGTAGAGGAGGTTTTAGTTTCATCACCCAAAGAAAGTGCTAATATTGATCTTTGTACATCACCAGTTAAGGCTGAGGCATTGTCACCACTTACGGCTAAGGCATCATCACCTGTTAACGCTGAGGATGCTGACATAGTATCGTCAAAGCCTAGTTCTGATTTGAAATCCAAAACTACATCTGTTTTCATACCTGATGGTGAACGTTTATGGGAAGGTGTGCTCCAGCTGAGTCCTTCTACTGTGAGCTCTGTCATCGGCATTCTAAGAAG TGGCGAAAAGACTACTACAAAAGAGTGGCCTATTTTGCTCGAGATTAAGGGTAGAGTCAGATTAGATGCATTTGAGAAGTTTGTTCGAGAGCTCCCAAATTCCAGGAGTCGTGCTGTAATG GTTATGTGTTTCGTCTGCAAAGAAGAGTGCTCAAAGACAGAACAAGAGAACATTTCCGAG GTGGTGGATTCATACGCTAAAGATGGGAGGGTGGGTTATGCAGAACCAGCTTCAGGAGTTGAGCTATACCTATGCCCAACCCGTGGGAGAACTGTCGAGATTCTAAACAAGATTGTTCCGAGAAACCAACTCGATTTCTTGAAATCTATAAATGATGATGGTCTTATAGGTGTTGTTGTATGGAGAAGACacacaatttaa
- a CDS encoding histone deacetylase-like protein (unknown protein; FUNCTIONS IN: molecular_function unknown; INVOLVED IN: biological_process unknown; LOCATED IN: chloroplast; EXPRESSED IN: 10 plant structures; EXPRESSED DURING: LP.06 six leaves visible, LP.04 four leaves visible, 4 anthesis, petal differentiation and expansion stage; Has 24 Blast hits to 24 proteins in 9 species: Archae - 0; Bacteria - 0; Metazoa - 0; Fungi - 0; Plants - 24; Viruses - 0; Other Eukaryotes - 0 (source: NCBI BLink).) translates to MAGRISCCLNLPPLDSNSAQSLASLLKTTSKISWRTENETEPRKNKCSFVLGVAATVVIGGIQINDVASVEAAVVKSPVEEMAAGVVPPRRWSDKRTCPPWLENSLETIVPENLPRPSAHRRLELAGLAKGDAPPVGVVMTRVNRGGCFSV, encoded by the exons ATGGCAGGGAGAATAAGCTGCTGTCTAAATCTTCCTCCCCTAGATTCAAATTCTGCACAATCATTAGCTTCACTGCTCAAGACAACGTCAAAGATCTCTTG GAGAACAGAAAATGAGACAGAGCCACGGAAAAACAAGTGTTCTTTTGTCTTGGGGGTGGCGGCAACTGTCGTAATCGGCGGGATTCAGATCAATGATGTTGCATCAGTGGAAGCTGCGGTTGTGAAATCGCCGGTAGAAGAGATGGCTGCGGGTGTGGTGCCGCCGCGGAGGTGGAGTGACAAGAGGACGTGTCCGCCTTGGCTTGAGAACTCGCTAGAGACCATCGTACCGGAGAATCTTCCTCGTCCGTCTGCTCATCGACGTTTGGAGTTAGCCGGATTAGCTAAGGGTGATGCACCGCCGGTCGGTGTGGTGATGACACGTGTCAACAGGGGTGGTTGTTTCTCCGTGTAA
- a CDS encoding histone deacetylase-like protein (unknown protein; FUNCTIONS IN: molecular_function unknown; INVOLVED IN: biological_process unknown; LOCATED IN: chloroplast; EXPRESSED IN: 10 plant structures; EXPRESSED DURING: LP.06 six leaves visible, LP.04 four leaves visible, 4 anthesis, petal differentiation and expansion stage; Has 24 Blast hits to 24 proteins in 9 species: Archae - 0; Bacteria - 0; Metazoa - 0; Fungi - 0; Plants - 24; Viruses - 0; Other Eukaryotes - 0 (source: NCBI BLink).) translates to MAGRISCCLNLPPLDSNSAQSLASLLKTTSKISCRRTENETEPRKNKCSFVLGVAATVVIGGIQINDVASVEAAVVKSPVEEMAAGVVPPRRWSDKRTCPPWLENSLETIVPENLPRPSAHRRLELAGLAKGDAPPVGVVMTRVNRGGCFSV, encoded by the exons ATGGCAGGGAGAATAAGCTGCTGTCTAAATCTTCCTCCCCTAGATTCAAATTCTGCACAATCATTAGCTTCACTGCTCAAGACAACGTCAAAGATCTCTTG tAGGAGAACAGAAAATGAGACAGAGCCACGGAAAAACAAGTGTTCTTTTGTCTTGGGGGTGGCGGCAACTGTCGTAATCGGCGGGATTCAGATCAATGATGTTGCATCAGTGGAAGCTGCGGTTGTGAAATCGCCGGTAGAAGAGATGGCTGCGGGTGTGGTGCCGCCGCGGAGGTGGAGTGACAAGAGGACGTGTCCGCCTTGGCTTGAGAACTCGCTAGAGACCATCGTACCGGAGAATCTTCCTCGTCCGTCTGCTCATCGACGTTTGGAGTTAGCCGGATTAGCTAAGGGTGATGCACCGCCGGTCGGTGTGGTGATGACACGTGTCAACAGGGGTGGTTGTTTCTCCGTGTAA